A portion of the Juglans microcarpa x Juglans regia isolate MS1-56 chromosome 1D, Jm3101_v1.0, whole genome shotgun sequence genome contains these proteins:
- the LOC121246895 gene encoding uncharacterized protein LOC121246895, whose translation MKILSWNCRGLGNPQTVQNLLLLVKDKKSNMVFLMETKLVACKVEGINRRLGWEGCFVVDLLKRKGGLALLWCRDKDAEILNYSQHHINATVMSEEKKLPWLLTGFYGHPEEKKYTWSNKHIDSTFTKERLDRAVANFRWSKIFCDRVVEALTVSQFDHKALLLCLRQQNFVNTKKRRVFRFEAKWIRDEEGVVVVERGWRRTEIDPNPGRNIQGKMNGCKGDLIRWSKSKEKEVVLMLKQKTERLKREQESEGPHNVELIRMLQEEMGSLLEQEDLKWRQRAKRTWYQLDKEGIEEVFYDYFNSIFCSTQPTSEAIEECLKELEPRVTKVMNTELHKEFTKLKVEEALKHMGSLKSPGPDGYGACFYQAYWSTVGEEAKESTACHHSSNQSIFIPGRLITDNVMIAYESLHTMKTRQKGRIGSMALKLDMSKAYNRIEWRYVEAVMRKLGFGDRWVSLIMRCTTSVTYSILVNGEPGKTSKPTRGIRQRDPISLYLFILCAERLPQRLCKELASLLTRFWLGHKQNEKKIQWRSWFNIGESKSNGGLGFRDFECFNKAMLAKQCWRMLKQPDSLVAKIMKEKYFKNVAIVDANLGYG comes from the exons ATGAAAATACTTAGTTGGAACTGtcgggggcttgggaaccctcagaCAGTTCAAAACCTTCTCCTTTTGGTGAAGGACAAGAAATCCAATATGGTCTTCTTGATGGAGACTAAACTAGTAGCATGTAAGGTTGAGGGAATTAATAGGAGATTGGGATGGGAAGGATGCTTTGTTGTTGACTTGCTGAAGAGGAAAGGGGGCTTGGCATTGCTGTGGTGCAGGGATAAGGATGCGGAGATACTCAACTACTCTCAACACCATATTAATGCTACGGTCATGAGTGAAGAGAAGAAGCTGCCGTGGCTGCTCACTGGATTCTACGGGCATCCTGAG GAGAAGAAATACACTTGGAGTAACAAGCATATAGATAGCACTTTTACCAAGGAGAGACTTGATAGGGCTGTTGCTAACTTCCGATGGTCTAAAATTTTTTGTGATAGAGTGGTGGAAGCACTGACAGTATCTCAATTTGACCATAAGGCTTTACTGCTTTGTTTGAGAcaacaaaattttgtgaatacaAAGAAAAGAAGGGTGTTTAGATTTGAAGCTAAGTGGATAAGGGATGAAGAGGGCGTAGTTGTAGTGGAAAGGGGGTGGAGGAGGACTGAAATAGATCCAAATCCAGGAAGGAATATCCAAGGAAAGATGAATGGTTGTAAAGGAGACTTAATCAGGTGGagtaaatcaaaagaaaaagaggttgTCCTGATGTTGAAGCAGAAAACTGAGAGGTTGAAAAGGGAACAAGAAAGTGAAGGGCCACATAATGTTGAACTAATCAGAATGCTACAAGAGGAGATGGGGTCTTTGTTGGAGCAGGAAGATCTAAAATGGAGACAAAGAGCTAAGAGAACATGGTATCAATTGG ATAAAGAAGGGATTGAAGAGGTTTTTTATGATTACTTCAATTCAATTTTCTGCTCCACACAACCAACATCAGAAGCTATTGAGGAGTGTCTAAAGGAGTTGGAACCGAGAGTGACAAAGGTGATGAATACAGAGCTACATAAGGAATTTACAAAACTTAAGGTGGAGGAAGCATTGAAACACATGGGATCTCTGAAATCCCCTGGCCCTGATGGTTATGGCGCTTGTTTTTATCAAGCCTATTGGAGCACAGTGGGGGAGGAG GCTAAAGAAAGTACTGCCTGCCATCATTCCAGCAACCAAAGCATATTTATACCGGGAAGGCTTATAACGGACAATGTGATGATAGCTTATGAATCCTTGCACACGATGAAAACAAGACAGAAAGGTAGAATTGGTAGCATGGCTCTCAAGCTAGATATGTCAAAAGCCTACAATAGGATAGAGTGGAGATACGTGGAGGCAGTCATGAGAAAATTGGGCTTTGGGGATAGATGGGTATCTCTGATTATGAGGTGTACTACTTCAGTGACCTACTCAATCCTTGTTAATGGGGAGCCCGGGAAAACTTCGAAACCCACAAGGGGAATAAGACAAAGGGATCCTATCTCCCTCTACTTGTTTATCCTTTGTGCAGAAAG ACTTCCACAAAGACTTTGCAAGGAACTAGCATCCCTCTTGACAAGATTCTGGTTGGGCCATAAACAGAATGAGAAGAAGATTCAATGGAGAAGTTGGTTCAATATAGGAGAATCAAAGAGTAATGGAGGTTTGGGCTTCCGAGATTTTGAGTGTTTTAATAAGGCAATGCTTGCAAAGCAATGCTGGAGAATGTTGAAACAACCTGATTCACTAGTGGCAAAGATTATGAAAGAGAAGTATTTTAAGAATGTGGCAATTGTTGATGCAAATCTAGGGTATGGATAA
- the LOC121241970 gene encoding probable aspartic proteinase GIP2, producing the protein MTTMPNSSFPCLLFCSLLLFIFPSIAQTSFRPKALVLPVSKDPSSLQYLAQLNQRTPLVPVKLTLDLGGQFLWVDCDQGYVSSTYKPDRCRSAQCSLAKASSCGECFSAPKPGCNNNTCGLFPDNTVTRTATSGELAQDVVSIQSTDGSNPSRVVSVPKFLFTCGATFLLEGLASGVKGMAGLGRTRISLPSQFSAAFSFYRKFAICLSSSTRANGVVFFGNGPYILLPNMDVSESLIYTPLILNPVSTASIYSQGDSSAEYFIGVKSIKINEKRVPLNSSLLSINREGFGGTKISTVNPFTVMETTIYNAVINAFVKELPNVPRVASVAPFGACFSSKNIGSTRVGPAVPQIDFVLQSQTVYWRIFGANSMVQVSDDVLCLGFVDGGSNPRTSIVIGGHQLEDNLLQFDLATSRLGFSSSLLFRQTTCANFNFTSNA; encoded by the coding sequence ATGACTACTATGCCTAATTCCTCGTTTCCTTGTCTTCTGTTTTGTTCCCTGCTGCTCTTCATCTTCCCCTCCATAGCTCAAACATCCTTTCGTCCCAAAGCTCTTGTTCTTCCAGTCTCCAAGGATCCCTCATCCCTCCAATACCTTGCCCAACTCAACCAAAGGACCCCTCTCGTCCCCGTCAAACTAACCCTTGACCTTGGCGGCCAATTCCTTTGGGTAGACTGTGATCAGGGCTATGTTTCATCTACCTACAAGCCTGACCGGTGCCGCTCAGCCCAGTGCTCACTTGCTAAGGCTAGCAGTTGTGGAGAGTGCTTCTCTGCCCCAAAGCCCGGCTGCAACAATAACACATGCGGTCTCTTCCCAGATAACACCGTGACACGGACAGCCACCAGCGGTGAGCTCGCCCAGGATGTTGTTTCCATACAATCCACTGACGGGTCTAATCCCAGTAGGGTGGTTTCAGTGCCTAAGTTTCTCTTCACTTGCGGCGCAACGTTTCTCCTTGAGGGCCTTGCTAGTGGTGTTAAGGGTATGGCTGGCCTGGGAAGGACTAGAATTTCGCTTCCATCTCAATTTTCTGCAGCTTTCAGCTTTTATAGAAAGTTTGCCATTTGCTTGAGTTCTTCGACGAGAGCTAATGGTGTTGTATTCTTCGGTAATGGTCCATATATTTTGCTTCCAAATATGGATGTCTCTGAGTCTCTTATCTATACCCCTCTGATCCTCAACCCCGTTAGTACAGCCTCAATTTACTCACAGGGCGACTCTTCTGCCGAATACTTCATTGGCGTAAAGTCTATCAAAATCAATGAGAAACGTGTGCCATTAAATTCGTCGTTGTTGTCCATCAACAGAGAAGGCTTTGGAGGAACGAAAATCAGCACTGTAAACCCTTTTACCGTGATGGAAACCACAATCTACAACGCTGTAATCAATGCTTTCGTCAAAGAACTTCCGAATGTCCCCAGAGTGGCATCGGTGGCACCCTTTGGGGCATGCTTTAGCTCAAAAAATATCGGCAGCACACGCGTTGGCCCGGCTGTGCCTCAGATCGATTTTGTTCTGCAAAGTCAGACTGTGTACTGGAGGATATTCGGCGCAAACTCCATGGTGCAAGTCAGCGACGATGTGCTGTGTCTGGGGTTCGTGGATGGAGGCTCAAACCCAAGGACATCTATTGTGATTGGAGGGCATCAACTGGAGGACAATCTTCTGCAGTTTGATTTAGCTACATCGAGGCTTGGCTTCAGCTCCTCGCTATTGTTCAGGCAGACAACTTGCGCCAACTTCAACTTTACCTCTAATGCT